Proteins found in one Acidobacteriota bacterium genomic segment:
- a CDS encoding YIP1 family protein: MEQPENQIEAVPTYSAPVAPQPEVQPEEPAQMNWFQRLIGVLLSPTETFTDVNRKPTIIAPMIIVMALVIVTIGLTNWKLGPFMDDIMRAQIKKQLERQNVTLTEEQMAQQMTLARTINKFMPFIGAAFVPIIYLIIAGLFALGMMMIQAKATFKKIYSVVLWTFAGLGIVGNAIYWGVLFMKDEEALRAMDVQDPTAGVPTNLAVFLDAGTSPAIKALAGSMDIISFWTIAVLSIGLAAIAGSKKIKPGKTAMIVIAFWAIYVIGRMGLAALRG; encoded by the coding sequence ATGGAACAACCGGAAAATCAAATTGAAGCTGTACCAACTTACAGTGCGCCAGTTGCGCCGCAACCAGAAGTACAGCCCGAAGAGCCTGCACAGATGAACTGGTTTCAGCGTCTCATCGGGGTGCTGCTTTCACCTACGGAAACCTTCACAGACGTCAACCGCAAGCCGACAATTATTGCGCCGATGATTATCGTGATGGCGCTGGTCATCGTTACGATTGGCCTCACGAACTGGAAGCTTGGCCCCTTTATGGATGACATCATGCGGGCGCAAATTAAAAAACAACTTGAGCGGCAAAACGTGACCTTGACCGAAGAGCAGATGGCGCAACAGATGACCCTTGCTAGAACGATTAACAAATTTATGCCCTTTATTGGCGCGGCTTTTGTGCCGATTATCTATCTCATCATTGCCGGACTCTTTGCATTAGGCATGATGATGATTCAAGCCAAAGCCACCTTCAAAAAAATCTACTCGGTGGTGCTGTGGACATTTGCAGGACTTGGCATCGTCGGCAATGCAATTTACTGGGGCGTGTTGTTTATGAAGGATGAAGAGGCATTGCGGGCGATGGATGTTCAAGACCCGACCGCAGGGGTGCCGACAAACCTGGCGGTGTTTCTCGATGCCGGAACCTCGCCTGCAATCAAAGCCCTCGCCGGTTCGATGGATATCATCTCTTTCTGGACAATTGCCGTGCTGTCAATCGGGCTTGCAGCAATCGCCGGTTCAAAGAAAATCAAACCCGGAAAGACGGCGATGATTGTTATCGCTTTCTGGGCGATTTATGTAATTGGTCGAATGGGATTGGCTGCTTTGCGTGGGTAG